The following coding sequences are from one Panicum hallii strain FIL2 chromosome 5, PHallii_v3.1, whole genome shotgun sequence window:
- the LOC112894413 gene encoding glutamate synthase 1 [NADH], chloroplastic isoform X3 — MSTAQGTALKSAPMGAGRRARRGRPVAAPYRSGWQAYGGVSLEGSGFLGGVQRTEERVAPRAHRAASRDAEVVRPLSKLPDSNIGLYDPSFERDACGVGFVAELSGDYKRETVNDAIEMLERMAHRGACGCEKNTGDGAGIMVALPHDFFKEATKDAGFELPPPGEYGVGMFFMPTDEKRREKGKTEFKKVAESLGHVILGWRPVPTDNSDLGESALETEPAIEQVFITKSSSSEAEFEQQLYILRRLSIRSIRAALDIRRGGERDFYMCSLSSRTIVYKGQLKPCQLKGYYYADLGHENFTSYMALVHSRFSTNTFPSWDRAQPMRVLGHNGEINTLKGNKNWMTAREGLLEAEKLGLSKEQLAILLPIVDATSSDSGAFDNVLELLVRGGRSMPEAVMMMIPEAWQNDANMEPEKKALYEFLSALMEPWDGPALISFTDGRYLGATLDRNGLRPGRFYVTHSGRVIMGSEVGVVDVPPEDVLRKGRLNPGMMLLVDFENHTVVDDEALKSQYSKAHPYGEWLKRQKLYLKDIVESVPEADRVPPSISSSSPKNVTKEHVGVNGIMTPLKAFGYTVEALEMLLLPMAKDGVEALGSMGNDTPLAVMSNREKLTFEYFKQMFAQVTNPPIDPIREKIVTSMECMIGPEGDLLETTEKQCNRLALKGPLVSIDEMEAMKKMNYRGWRSKVLDITYPKKSGRKGLEETLDRICAEAREAIRQGYTILVLSDRGFSSDRVAASSLLAVGAVHQHLIANLERTRIGLLIESAEPREVHHFCTLVGFGADAICPYLAIEAIWCLQNDGKIPPNGDGQSYSKEELVKKYFYASNYGMMKVLAKMGISTLASYKGAQIFEALGLSSEVIDKCFEGTPSRIEGATFEMLARDALRLHELAFPSRTPPPGSADAKALPNPGDYHWRKNGEVHLNDPLAIGKLQEAARVNSRAAYKEYSKRIQELNKTCNLRGMLKFKDITEKISLDEVEPASEIVKRFCTGAMSYGSISLEAHTALAMAMNKLGGKSNTGEGGEQPSRMEPLPDGSMNPKRSAIKQVASGRFGVSSYYLTNADELQIKMAQGAKPGEGGELPGHKVIGDIAVTRHSTAGVGLISPPPHHDIYSIEDLAQLIHDLKNSNPGARISVKLVSEAGVGVVASGVVKGHADHVLISGHDGGTGASRWTGIKNAGLPWELGLAETHQTLVANGLRGRAVLQTDGQLKTGRDVAVACLLGAEEFGFSTAPLITLGCIMMRKCHMNTCPVGIATQDPVLRAKFAGEPEHVINFFFMLAEELREIMANLGFRTITEMVGRSDMLEVDREVVKSNEKLENIDLSLILKSAAEIRPGAAQYCVEKQDHGLDMALDNKLIDLSRTAIEKQVRVFIETPIQNTNRAVGTMLSHEVTKRYHMNGLPAGTIHVKFTGSAGQSFGAFLCPGITLELEGDSNDYVGKGLSGGKIVVYPPRNSSFSPEDNIVIGNVALYGATKGEAYFNGMAAERFCVRNSGAQAVVEGIGDHGCEYMTGGTVVILGKTGRNFAAGMSGGIAYIYDVDGKFSSRCNNELVDLYPVEEEDDIITLKMMIEQHRRNTESVLARDILSDFNNLLPKFLKVYPRDYKRVLENMKVEKAAARPAKDPKMTNGISVTTKKVQPDQSASRPTRVANAKKYRGFISYERESISYRDPKERVKDWKEVAIESTPGPLLNTQSARCMDCGTPFCHQESSGAGCPLGNKIPEFNELVHQNRWREALDRLLETNNFPEFTGRVCPAPCEGSCVLGIIENPVSIKSIECAIIDKGFEEGWMVPRPPLQRTGKKVAIVGSGPSGLAAADQLNKMGHFVTVFERADRIGGLMMYGVPNMKTDKIGIVQRRVNLMAEEGVTFVVNANVGSDPLYSIERLRSENDAVILACGATKPRDLTIPGRELSGVHFAMEFLHANTKSLLDSNLEDGNYISAKGKKVVVIGGGDTGTDCIGTSIRHGCSSLVNLELLSKPPSKRAADNPWPQWPRIFRVDYGHQEAATKFGKDPRTYEVMTKRFIGDENGKVKALEVVRVKWEKVDGRFQLKEIEGSEEIIEADLILLAMGFLGPEATIADKLGLEKDNRSNFKAQFGDFATSVDGVFAAGDCRRGQSLVVWAITEGRQAAAAVDKYLTANDQNAAGDITPSGAGLVQPVAA, encoded by the exons ATGTCGACGGCGCAAGGGACAGCGTTGAAGTCGGCGCCGATGGGCGCAGGCCGTCGGGCCCGGCGCGGCCGGCCCGTGGCGGCGCCGTACCGTTCCGGTTGGCAAGCCTACGGTGGCGTGTCTCTCGAGGGCAGCGGGTTCCtcggcggcgtgcagcgcacCGAGGAGCGCGTAGCGCCGCGGGCGCACCGCGCGGCGTCGCGCGACGCCGAGGTCGTTAGGCCGCTCTCGAAGCTCCCGGACAGCAACATTGGTCTCTACGACCCCTCTTTCGAGCGTGACGCGTGCGGCGTTGGGTTTGTCGCTGAGCTTTCTGGCGATTACAAACGCGAGACT GTCAATGATGCTATTGAGATGCTTGAGAGAATGGCGCACCGTGGTGCCTGCGGCTGTGAGAAGAACACTGGAGATGGTGCAGGCATCATGGTTGCTCTGCCACATGACTTCTTCAAAGAG GCCACAAAGGATGCTGGATTTGAGCTACCGCCACCAGGCGAGTATGGTGTTGGAATGTTCTTCATGCCAACAGATGAAAAACGTCGTGAGAAGGGCAAAACAGAGTTTAAGAAG GTTGCAGAATCGCTGGGCCATGTAATACTCGGGTGGCGGCCTGTTCCAACTGACAACTCAGACTTGGGTGAATCTGCACTTGAGACCGAGCCAGCCATTGAGCAGGTTTTCATTACCAAGAGTTCCAGTTCAGAGGCTGAGTTTGAGCAACAG CTATATATTCTTAGGAGACTCTCCATCAGGTCTATCCGAGCTGCTCTGGATATTCGACGTGGAGGGGAGAGGGATTTCTACATGTGCTCTCTATCTTCAAG GACTATTGTGTACAAGGGCCAGCTTAAGCCATGCCAACTTAAGGGGTACTACTATGCAGACCTAGGTCATGAAAACTTCACAAGTTATATGGCTCTG GTTCACTCAAGGTTCTCCACGAACACCTTTCCCAGCTGGGACCGTGCACAGCCAATGCGTGTTTTAGGCCATAATGGAGAAATCAATACCCTTAAAGGAAACAAGAATTG GATGACAGCACGTGAGGGTCTCTTAGAGGCTGAGAAGCTTGGCTTATCAAAGGAGCAGCTGGCGATACTTCTACCAATTGTGGATGCTACCTCTTCAGACTCAG GTGCATTTGATAACGTTCTTGAGCTTCTTGTCCGAGGTGGGCGAAGCATGCCAGAAGCTGTGATGATGATGATCCCCGAGGCATGGCAGAATGATGCAAATATGGAACCTGAAAAGAAAGCTCTATATGAATTCCTGTCAGCACTTATGGAGCCTTGGGATGGACCTGCTCTAATATCTT TTACTGATGGCCGCTACCTTGGAGCTACCCTGGACCGCAATGGTTTGAGGCCCGGTCGATTTTATGTGACCCACAGTGGACGTGTGATCATGGGAAGTGAAGTTGGTGTTGTTGATGTTCCTCCTGAAGATGTGCTGAGAAAGGGCAGGCTAAACCCTGGAATGATGCTATTGGTTGATTTTGAGAATCACACTGTAGTGGATGATGAAGCTCTGAAATCACAATACTCTAAAGCTCATCCATATGGTGAATGGCTCAAGAGACAAAAGCTATACCTTAAAGATATTGTAGAATCTGTGCCCGAAGCAGATAGAGTTCCTCCAAGCATTTCTAGCTCTTCTCCA aagaatgtgaccaaggagcATGTTGGTGTCAATGGAATTATGACCCCATTGAAGGCCTTCGG GTACACGGTAGAAGCCCTGGAAATGTTGCTGCTGCCAATGGCTAAGGATGGAGTGGAAGCTCTTGGCTCCATGGGAAACGATACACCACTTGCAGTGATGTCAAACAGGGAGAAGCTGACTTTTGAGTACTTCAAGCAGATGTTTGCACAAGTTACAAACCCACCAATTGACCCTATTAGAGAGAAAATCGTAACATCTATGGAGTGTATGATTGGCCCAGAAGGTGACTTGCTGGAAACAACCGAAAAACAATGCAACCGCCTTGCCCTTAAAGGTCCTTTGGTTTCTATTGACGAAATGGAAGCTATGAAAAAGATGAATTACCGTGGTTGGCGAAGCAAGGTGCTTGACATAACTTATCCGAAGAAGTCTGGAAGGAAGGGCCTTGAAGAAACTTTGGACAGAATTTGCGCTGAAGCTCGTGAAGCCATACGCCAAGGCTACACTATTTTGGTTCTCTCAGATAGAG GATTTTCCTCAGACCGTGTTGCTGCCAGTTCTCTCTTAGCAGTTGGAGCAGTACATCAGCACCTTATTGCAAATCTCGAGAGAACACGTATAGGATTGCTGATTGAGTCAGCTGAACCTCGTGAAGTGCACCATTTCTGCACCCTGGTTGGATTTGGCGCTGATGCTATATGCCCGTATTTGGCTATTGAAGCAATTTGGTGCTTGCAGAATGATGGGAAGATTCCTCCTAATGGAGATGGGCAATCCTACTCAAAGGAAGAGCTGGTGAAGAAGTATTTCTATGCTTCTAACTATGGAATGATGAAAGTTCTTGCAAAGATGGGAATATCCACCCTTGCATCCTACAAAGGTGCTCAGATTTTTGAAGCTCTTGGTCTTTCTTCCGAAGTGATTGACAAGTGTTTTGAAGGTACACCTAGCAGAATTGAGGGTGCAACATTTGAAATGCTTGCACGGGATGCTCTCCGTCTTCATGAGTTAGCTTTCCCATCAAGAACCCCTCCACCTGGCAGTGCAGACGCAAAGGCCCTTCCCAACCCAGGGGACTACCACTGGAGGAAAAATGGTGAAGTCCACCTCAACGACCCACTTGCAATTGGTAAATTACAAGAAGCAGCTAGAGTCAACAGCCGGGCAGCATACAAAGAATACTCAAAGCGAATTCAGGAGCTCAACAAGACCTGCAATCTACGTGGCATGCTGAAATTTAAAGATATCACTGAAAAGATATCTTTGGATGAGGTTGAACCTGCAAGTGAAATAGTGAAACGTTTTTGTACTGGAGCAATGAGTTATGGGTCTATTTCATTGGAAGCACATACTGCCCTTGCTATGGCAATGAACAAACTTGGAGGCAAATCAAATACAG GTGAGGGAGGGGAACAGCCGTCTCGTATGGAACCACTTCCTGATGGTTCAATGAACCCAAAACGAAGTGCAATCAAGCAAGTTGCTAGTGGACGGTTCGGAGTTTCCAGCTATTACCTGACTAATGCAGATGAGCTGCAGATAAAAATGGCTCAG GGTGCTAAGCCTGGTGAAGGTGGTGAGCTTCCAGGTCACAAGGTTATTGGTGACATTGCTGTCACAAGACATTCTACAGCTGGTGTAGGACTCATTAGCCCTCCTCCTCATCATGATATATATTCAATTGAGGATCTTGCACAGCTTATACATGATCTTAAG AATTCAAACCCTGGAGCCCGTATCAGTGTGAAACTAGTCTCGGAGGCTGGAGTTGGAGTTGTTGCTAGTGGTGTTGTAAAAGGGCATGCAGATCATGTTCTTATTTCTGGACATGATGGAGGCACGGGAGCTTCAAGATGGACAGGTATCAAGAATGCTGGACTTCCATGGGAACTTGGATTGGCTGAGACACATCAAACTCTGGTAGCAAATGGGCTTCGCGGTCGTGCTGTTctgcaaacagatggacagTTAAAGACTGGTAGAGATGTTGCtgttgcttgcttgcttggtGCAGAGGAATTTGGTTTCAGCACTGCCCCACTGATCACACTTGGCTGTATTATGATGCGAAAATGCCACATGAACACTTGTCCTGTTGGTATAGCTACTCAAGACCCAGTGCTTCGAGCAAAGTTTGCTGGAGAACCAGAACATGTCATTAACTTTTTCTTCATGCTTGCCGAAGAGCTAAGAGAAATCATGGCAAACCTTGGGTTCCGCACCATCACTGAAATGGTTGGACGCTCTGATATGCTTGAAGTTGATCGAGAAGTGGTGAAGAGCAATGAGAAACTTGAGAACATTGATCTCTCACTGATCTTGAAGTCAGCTGCAGAGATTCGTCCAGGTGCTGCTCAGTACTGTGTTGAGAAGCAAGATCATGGCCTTGACATGGCATTGGATAACAAACTAATAGATTTGTCAAGAACTGCTATTGAAAAGCAAGTTCGTGTTTTCATTGAGACTCCAATCCAGAACACGAATCGAGCAGTTGGAACTATGCTCAGTCATGAAGTCACTAAACGTTATCATATGAATGGATTGCCTGCTGGTACAATTCATGTGAAGTTCActggaagtgccggtcaaagtTTTGGCGCTTTTCTCTGTCCTGGAATCACTCTTGAATTAGAAGGAGACAGCAATGATTATGTTGGTAAAGGATTGTCTGGTGGAAAAATTGTTGTGTACCCGCCAAGGAACAGTTCATTTAGCCCAGAGGACAATATTGTCATTGGTAATGTAGCTCTATATGGTGCTACCAAGGGAGAGGCGTATTTCAATGGTATGGCAGCAGAAAGGTTTTGTGTTCGAAACTCAGGTGCTCAAGCAGTGGTTGAAGGAATTGGGGATCATGGATGCGAGTACATGACTGGAGGTACTGTGGTTATCCTTGGAAAAACAGGACGGAACTTTGCTGCTGGGATGAGTGGAGGAATTGCTTATATTTATGATGTTGATGGGAAATTCAGTTCTCGCTGCAACAATGAGTTAGTTGATCTATATCCTGTGGAGGAAGAGGATGACATCATCACATTGAAAATGATGATTGAACAACATCGACGCAACACTGAGAGTGTTTTAGCCAGAGACATACTCTCTGACTTTAATAATCTTCTTCCAAAATTTTTAAAAGTATATCCAAGGGATTATAAGAGGGTTTTGGAAAACATGAAAGTGGAAAAGGCTGCTGCTAGGCCCGCAAAGGATCCTAAGATGACAAATGGTATTTCTGTGACAACCAAG AAAGTACAACCTGATCAGTCAGCTAGCCGACCAACACGTGTTGCCAATGCCAAAAAGTACCGGGGTTTTATTTCATATGAGCGAGAGAGTATTTCTTACCGAGATCCAAAAGAGCGTGTTAAAGATTGGAAGGAAGTTGCGATTGAGTCAACACCTGGCCCACTATTAAACACGCAATCTGCTCGCTGTATGGATTGTGGAACTCCTTTCTGTCATCAG GAAAGCTCAGGTGCTGGCTGTCCGCTTGGAAATAAGATCCCAGAGTTCAATGAATTAGTACACCAGAATAGATGGCGTGAAGCATTGGATCGATTACTAGAGACGAACAATTTCCCAGAATTTACTGGACGAGTTTGCCCTGCTCCTTGTGAGGGGTCATGTGTTCTTGGGATCATTGAAAATCCAGTGTCTATCAAAAGCATAGAATGTGCAATCATTGACAAAGGTTTTGAAGAGGGATGGATGGTACCACGGCCTCCACTTCAAAGAACAGG AAAGAAGGTGGCCATTGTTGGTAGTGGACCATCTGGTTTGGCTGCCGCGGATCAACTTAACAAAATGGGCCATTTTGTAACTGTGTTTGAGCGTGCAGACCGTATCGGAGGTTTAATGATGTATGGTGTGCCAAACATGAAGACAGACAAGATCGGAATTGTTCAACGCCGTGTTAATTTAATGGCTGAAGAGGGTGTCACTTTTGTGGTGAATGCTAATGTTGGTAGTGATCCTTTATACTCAATTGAACGTCTACGTTCTGAGAATGATGCAGTTATTTTGGCTTGTGGAGCAACAAAACCAAG GGATCTCACCATTCCTGGACGTGAGCTATCAGGTGTTCATTTTGCTATGGAATTTCTCCATGCAAATACCAAAAGTTTACTTGACAGCAACCTTGAGGATGGTAATTACATATCTGCCAAGGGGAAAAAAGTGGTGGTTATTGGTGGAGGTGATACAGGCACAGATTGCATTGGTACATCTATTAGGCATGGTTGCAGCAGTCTTGTAAATCTTGAACTTCTGTCTAAACCACCAAGCAAGAGAGCTGCTGATAACCCGTGGCCTCAG TGGCCAAGAATTTTCCGTGTTGACTATGGGCATCAAGAAGCTGCTACCAAATTCGGGAAGGATCCAAGAACTTATGAAGTCATGACAAAGCGTTTCATTGGAGATGAAAATGGCAAGGTGAAGGCCCTTGAGGTAGTGCGTGTGAAGTGGGAGAAAGTAGATGGAAGATTTCAACTCAAGGAGATCGAAGGATCAGAAGAAATCATTGAGGCTGATCTTATCCTCCTAGCTATGGGATTCCTGGGTCCTGAAGCG ACTATCGCTGACAAACTGGGTCTGGAGAAGGACAACAGATCAAACTTCAAAGCTCAGTTTGGAGACTTCGCCACCAGTGTTGATGGCGTTTTCGCAGCTGGGGACTGCAGACGTGGACAATCACTGGTGGTTTGGGCCATCACGGAGGGGCGGCAGGCTGCTGCAGCGGTGGATAAGTACTTGACAGCGAACGATCAGAATGCTGCAGGCGACATCACCCCTTCTGGCGCAGGTCTCGTTCAGCCGGTTGCCGCATAA